A single window of Pedosphaera parvula Ellin514 DNA harbors:
- a CDS encoding AI-2E family transporter, with protein MPEQQTNKPSVPYSSRGEFTHRVWIVISCVLGTAIILLLIWFGADILLLLFTGILLAIFLRTLSNWIQEHTRLGKIPSLILVITLLILLLGGAGWLMAGPISEQFNELSNQIPTAIDKIRHHLAQYPWGQKLIEPITSDDILPRARTILGQAKGIFSVTFTAITGFFLIIFIGLYLAMNARLHINGFIKLFPVNKRPRAREVLGDVGSLLQRWIIGQLVSMTIIGLVTGIGLHFVGVPLAGILGFLTGFLDFIPLVGPFIAGTISVLLAFLMSPTKALYVLLLFVALQFLESHLLIPIVQKKAAELPPVLTLIAMVLFGSLFGFMGVLLATPMLAVIMVLIKKLYIEDVLGDREPGPEPATSPSIPRPPESQPQ; from the coding sequence ATGCCCGAGCAACAAACAAACAAGCCTTCTGTCCCATACTCAAGCCGCGGCGAATTTACTCATCGCGTCTGGATCGTGATTTCCTGTGTTCTGGGGACAGCCATTATTTTGCTTCTCATCTGGTTCGGGGCCGACATTCTCCTGCTGCTATTCACCGGCATTCTTCTCGCCATTTTCCTGCGCACTCTCAGCAATTGGATCCAGGAACATACCCGGCTCGGAAAAATCCCATCTCTAATTCTGGTAATCACCTTGCTCATCCTGCTGCTGGGCGGAGCGGGTTGGCTCATGGCCGGCCCTATTTCGGAGCAGTTCAATGAGCTTTCCAATCAAATCCCAACTGCCATCGACAAAATCCGCCATCACCTGGCGCAATATCCGTGGGGACAAAAACTGATCGAACCAATAACGTCCGACGATATTCTCCCTCGGGCAAGAACCATCCTCGGGCAGGCAAAAGGAATCTTCAGCGTTACCTTCACTGCCATTACCGGCTTTTTCCTGATTATTTTCATCGGTCTTTACCTCGCGATGAATGCCCGTCTTCACATCAATGGATTTATCAAACTTTTCCCGGTCAATAAACGGCCTCGTGCCCGGGAAGTGCTGGGAGACGTTGGATCGTTATTGCAACGCTGGATTATTGGCCAACTCGTCTCCATGACCATTATCGGACTGGTCACCGGCATTGGATTGCACTTCGTCGGCGTGCCACTTGCTGGTATTCTCGGCTTCCTCACCGGCTTCCTGGACTTCATTCCTCTTGTCGGACCTTTCATTGCTGGAACCATTTCCGTCCTGCTCGCTTTCCTGATGAGCCCAACGAAAGCTCTCTACGTCCTGCTTCTCTTCGTTGCGCTGCAATTCCTGGAAAGCCACCTGCTCATCCCCATCGTTCAGAAAAAAGCCGCCGAATTGCCGCCAGTCTTAACCCTCATTGCCATGGTATTGTTCGGCTCGCTCTTTGGCTTCATGGGCGTGCTGCTCGCCACCCCCATGCTCGCCGTCATCATGGTTTTGATCAAAAAGCTCTACATTGAAGATGTGCTCGGCGACAGGGAACCTGGTCCTGAACCAGCTACATCGCCGTCCATCCCCCGTCCACCGGAATCACAGCCCCAGTAA